The genomic segment GCTCATTGAGTTCTGAATGGTAATGCTCAATGTGTTTGCCCTCTCTAATCAGAAAATCTTCCACGGCCTGTTGAAATCGTTGATCGCGTAAATGGTGCAGGGACTGGGTTCGCACAGGAGATAAGCCCCGAGCTAGTTTGTGCTCTCCTTGAGCGCCGCCTTCAAAAACTCCTATAGCATGATGAATGCAAAACTCAATACTTTGATAATAACACGTTTCAAAATGTAGTCCTGGCACATACTTGATGGCTCCCCAGTAACGCCCAAAGGCTCGTTCCTGGTTAAAGAGATTCAGGGCGCAGGCAATCATCTGTCCCGCTTCATAGGCCACAATTAAACAGCACTCTGGCAAGCCGCTTTGATGGTAGTGAGTAAAAAAATCATGGTTTAAATAAGGCGTTGAGCTATGCGCTTGATAGGTGTGTCGATAGCATTGGGCAAAGAACCGCCAATGTTCTTCAGTAATCTCTCGACCTGTTAACCAATTAAAGGTAATACCCTGTGCCTGAACTTTTTTCCTTTCTTGTTTGATTTTCTTACGTTTGTCATGACTCATGGTGGCTAGAAAGTCATCAAAGTTTTGGTACTGCTGATTATGCCAATGAAACTGTACGCCCTCTCTGGTTAAAAAACCTTTATGCAAGAGAAGATCGCAATCCTCCTCGCGGGGGAACAGGCAGTGGATTGAAGAGAGATTTGAATCCGACTCCAGGGCCAGTAAGCGATCTACCAGTTGTTGGCGAATAGTGTTTTCTCGTCCTAAAATTCGGGGTCCTGTTACAGGAGTGAAAGGAATGGCCATCAGTAGCTTGGGGTAGTAGG from the Ferrovum sp. JA12 genome contains:
- a CDS encoding GNAT family N-acetyltransferase — protein: MTIIKYDITQSLNSIKREDWQILCEDHPTLNYDFLKAMHDSGSVSPKTGWAMLYLSAWADQRCVGAIPCYLKSHSYGEYVFDWAWAEAYEQIGQPYYPKLLMAIPFTPVTGPRILGRENTIRQQLVDRLLALESDSNLSSIHCLFPREEDCDLLLHKGFLTREGVQFHWHNQQYQNFDDFLATMSHDKRKKIKQERKKVQAQGITFNWLTGREITEEHWRFFAQCYRHTYQAHSSTPYLNHDFFTHYHQSGLPECCLIVAYEAGQMIACALNLFNQERAFGRYWGAIKYVPGLHFETCYYQSIEFCIHHAIGVFEGGAQGEHKLARGLSPVRTQSLHHLRDQRFQQAVEDFLIREGKHIEHYHSELNEHAPFKKTSPTN